A single Ziziphus jujuba cultivar Dongzao chromosome 11, ASM3175591v1 DNA region contains:
- the LOC107432707 gene encoding MDIS1-interacting receptor like kinase 2-like, with product MEPLLKMLITKKIGRLVLFTSVIIIIIIIFLAPSFSEAIAQEGKEMEALLKWKDGLDSPTDSVLLRSWSPLPPQNSSSSSTNSSYNFNIGGGSPCKWFGITCNKAGSVVGINISSSHLQGTLDNFSFSSFPNLLTLDLYNNSLYGGIPSHISELSRLTYLDLGRNHLSGYIPSGIRLLTSLEYLFLDGNEISGSIPQEIGQLKSLVKLVLEKNHLTGSIPVSIGNLTMLTTLSLGENNISGCIPQEIGQLRSLDVLSLYATQVTGSIPVSIGNLSMLTMLNLGRNHINGYIPQEVGQLESLVSLSFDDNYLVGSIPASIGKLKNLTFLSLADNYLNGSIPQVLLNNLTELETLQFDSNNLSGFLPENICLNGKLTWFVAARNNFRGSIPKTLRNCSTLAAVSLECNLLTGNISEEFGIYPNLSRIDLSNNKFVGKIGGNWGQCHKLTLLNLSNNKVSGELHPGLGKATELRVLDLSSNLLEGKIPNELGHLKFLFELNLNNNTISGQVPAEIGLLSNLEILELASNKLNGSIPVHLGQCSKLRHLNLRMNRLSGNVPFQIGRLESLLTLDVSHNFLAGGLPEELHELKLLETFNLSHNMLSGLIPSKFKEMESLSSIDVSFNQLYGPLPDIKAFTEAPAAALQNNKGLCGNNTSLKSCPVRGKKNIIPVVISVIVSISGTIIVLLIIAGILFSRQKGEKIVDEQPKEIKTEIFFAAWNHDGKRVHEEIVEATENFDPKYCIGVGGNGSVYKTLLSTGQVVAVKKFHENGGRASKEAFDSETSMLTKVRHRNIIKLFGFCSHTRYSFLVYEFMERGSLFKILRDNVKAKELGWTTRVNSVIGLANAISYLHHECCPAIVHRDISSKNVLLDAEYEACISDFGSAINLHPGSSNWTSFAGTFGYSAPGKFLQQLGFQ from the coding sequence aaggaaaggaaatggAGGCCCTTCTCAAATGGAAGGACGGCCTTGATAGTCCAACAGATTCTGTTCTTCTACGCTCATGGAGTCCTCTACCTCCTCAGAACTCGTCATCATCTTCAACAAATTCTTCTTACAACTTCAATATTGGAGGTGGCAGCCCCTGCAAATGGTTTGGAATCACTTGTAACAAGGCAGGAAGTGTTGTTGGTATAAACATTAGCAGCAGTCATCTTCAAGGTACGCTTGATAACTTCAGCTTCTCATCATTTCCCAACTTACTCACCCTTGATCTATATAACAACAGCCTTTATGGAGGTATCCCATCCCATATTAGTGAGCTTTCTAGGCTCACCTACCTTGACTTGGGTCGAAATCATCTATCCGGATATATTCCATCTGGAATACGGCTATTAACAAGTTTAGAATACCTTTTTCTGGATGGCAATGAAATTTCCGGATCCATCCCTCAAGAAATCGGACAGCTTAAATCTCTCGTTAAGCTTGTTTTGGAAAAAAACCATCTGACTGGTTCAATCCCTGTATCCATTGGAAACCTGACCATGTTAACCACACTAAGCCTTGGTGAGAACAATATTTCTGGATGCATCCCACAAGAAATAGGACAACTTAGATCTCTCGATGTTCTTTCTTTGTATGCAACCCAAGTGACTGGCTCAATCCCTGTATCCATTGGAAACTTGAGCATGTTAACCATGCTAAACCTCGGCCGAAACCATATAAATGGATACATCCCTCAAGAAGTAGGACAACTTGAATCTCTTGTTAGTCTCTCCTTTGATGACAACTATCTTGTTGGGTCAATCCCTGCATCCATTGGGAAGCTCAAAAACCTTACATTCTTAAGTTTAGCGGACAACTACTTGAATGGTTCCATTCCTCAAGTATTATTGAACAATCTTACCGAGCTGGAGACGCTGCAATTTGACAGCAACAACTTGTCTGGATTCCTTCCCGAAAATATTTGTCTCAATGGAAAGCTTACATGGTTTGTAGCAGCCCGTAACAATTTTAGAGGTTCCATTCCAAAAACCTTGAGAAATTGCAGTACTTTGGCCGCAGTTTCACTTGAATGTAATTTGCTAACAGGAAATATATCAGAAGAGTTCGGGATATACCCAAACTTAAGCCGTATTGACTTAAGCAACAACAAATTTGTGGGAAAGATTGGCGGAAACTGGGGACAATGTCATAAACTCACTTTGTTGAACCTCTCGAACAATAAAGTTTCAGGTGAGCTACATCCTGGACTTGGGAAAGCTACCGAGTTGCGTGTACTTGACCTCTCTTCCAATCTTCTAGAAGGGAAAATTCCAAACGAGTTGGGACATCTAAAATTCTTATTCGAGCTCAACTTGAACAACAATACAATTTCTGGGCAAGTTCCTGCAGAAATTGGATTGTTGTCAAACCTTGAGATCCTGGAACTTGCATCCAACAAACTAAATGGATCGATCCCTGTTCATTTGGGACAGTGCTCAAAACTGAGGCACTTGAACTTGAGAATGAACAGACTAAGTGGGAATGTTCCATTCCAGATTGGGCGTTTGGAATCTCTCCTAACTCTGGATGTAAGTCACAATTTTCTTGCAGGAGGCTTGCCTGAGGAGCTGCATGAGTTGAAGTTGTTGGAAACATTTAACCTGTCTCACAATATGCTCTCTGGCTTAATACCATCCAAGTTCAAAGAAATGGAAAGCTTGTCATCTATTGATGTATCTTTCAATCAATTATATGGACCTCTCCCAGACATCAAAGCCTTCACCGAGGCCCCAGCAGCAGCACTGCAAAATAATAAAGGCTTGTGCGGCAACAACACTAGTTTGAAGTCATGTCCTGTTCGCGGAAAGAAAAACATCATTCCTGTTGTAATTTCAGTTATAGTGTCTATCTCTGGCACTATAATTGTTTTGTTAATCATTGCTGGGATACTTTTTAGTCGCCAAAAAGGAGAGAAGATTGTGGATGAACAACCAAAggaaataaaaactgaaattttCTTTGCAGCATGGAATCATGATGGGAAAAGGGTTCATGAAGAAATAGTTGAAGCCACAGAGAACTTTGACCCCAAATATTGCATTGGGGTTGGAGGGAATGGAAGTGTTTATAAAACACTGTTGTCAACCGGTCAAGTTGTTGCAGTGAAAAAGTTCCATGAAAATGGTGGGCGGGCCAGTAAGGAAGCTTTTGATAGTGAGACTAGCATGTTGACAAAAGTACGCCACAGAAATATCATTAAgctttttggattttgttcGCATACTAGATACTCGTTTTTGGTGTATGAGTTCATGGAAAGGGGAAGCTTATTTAAGATACTAAGAGATAATGTAAAGGCGAAGGAATTGGGGTGGACTACAAGAGTGAATAGTGTCATAGGTTTAGCCAATGCCATCTCCTATTTGCACCACGAGTGTTGTCCTGCTATAGTTCATAGAGACATATCAAGCAAGAATGTTCTGTTGGATGCAGAATATGAAGCTTGTATTTCTGACTTTGGTTCAGCTATAAATTTGCATCCCGGCTCATCAAATTGGACTTCATTTGCAGGAACTTTTGGATACTCAGCTCCAGGTAAGTTTCTCCAACAACTTGGCTTTCAATAG